Part of the Candidatus Syntrophosphaera sp. genome, TGGCCGGGAGTCAAAGAGGCCCATCAGCCTGCATTGGCTGAGGCGCCCGAATTTCTCAGCGTGCCAGCGTCCGAGATGGCCGACGCCGACTACGGCGACTTTCAGCATGTTCAGATCAACCTTTGGGACAAGATCCGGAGCATGTCCTCGGTCATCGAAGCAAGGTCGTAGTCAGGTTTCCAGCCCCATTCTTCCTGGGCGGCGCTGTGGTCCATGGAGTTCGGCCAGCTGTTGGCGATGGCCTGTTTGACTGGGTTGACGTCGTATTTCATTTGGAAATCGGGGAGGTGTTTCTTGATCTCAGCCGCGATCAGTTCCGGGTCGAAGCTCATGGCGGAAACGTTGAAGCAATTGCGGTGCTTGAGCTTGGCAGGATCAGCTTCCATCAGTTCCACCAGCGAGCGCAGGGCATCCGGCATGTACATCATGTCCAAAAAGGTGCCGGGTCCGAGGTTGCAGGTGTAGCTCTTGTTCTTGATGGCTTCGTAATAGATCTCCACGGCATAATCGGTGGTCCCGCCGCCGGGCAGGGTGACGTTGGAAATGATGCCGGGATAGCGCAGGCCGCGGGTGTCCACGCCAAATTTGAGAAAGTAGTAATCGCCCAGGAGCTCGGCCGCCACTTTGGAGATGCCATAGACCGTGGTGGGGCGCATCAGAGTGTCCTGGGGTGTGTTGTCCATCGGGGTGGATGGCCCGAAAGCGCCGATCGAAGAGGGTAAAAACACCGCGCCTTTGATCTCTTTGGCGATCTCCAGGGAATTGAGCATGCTGTCCATGTTGATCTTCCAGGCCAGGGTCGGTTTGGCTTCCCCGACGGCGGAAAGAACGGCCACCAGGTTGATGATGGTGTCGATGTTGTATTTTTTGACCACGGCGTACATTTTGTCGGCATCAAGGGCGTCCATGTTCTCACAGGGCCCGCCTTCCATGATCTCCGGGATCAGGGGAGTGCTGCGATAGGTGGCGACCACGGAATTAGCGCCGTAAATCTTTCTGAGATAGGGGACAAGCTCCGATCCGATCTGGCCGGCAGCGCCCAGGACAAGGATGTTTTTCATCTATAACTCCATTGGGAATGTATTTTTGTTTCCTTTTTTTTCACACTGCCTGCCTTGTCAATTCTTTTGGCGGGATGGCAGGCCGGGGAGGGAAAAAAGCTTAGGGTGGGAAAAGCCTCAGGGCCTATTTCACGTAATCCCGGACCCTGTCCACGATCTGGTCGCAGATTCCCTGGAGGGCCTGGTTGACCATGTCGACCTCTGAGGGCGGAAGGGGTTCAGCTTTGGAAACCATGGCCAGTGCTTCATCAGAAAGAACGCGGATATCGCCACTTTCCACACGTCCCCAAACGTCGGTCCAGGTGTGTTCAGAGCTGACAGTGTCCTGCAGCTTGATCCTGCCTGAGGGGACCTCGATCAAATTGAATGAGGTGATGATGTTGACCGAGGCTGTTTTGGTGAATTTTCTATAGACGCAGGTGACGTCTTCTTTGATGTCCCGGGTTTTCTCCTTCCCTTTTTTAGTGGTATAGGTTTCTTTGCCTGTGACCATGTTCTTGGATTCTTTGTGCTCTGAGGAAGTGATCCTGGGAGGAACATAGTTGATCTGGATGATCCTGCCCGTCATTATCTCATGCGCGCCCAACACGGCGCCCAAGGTCGAAGCGCCTGTGGTTTCGGTCACTTCTTCCAGGTTGAATTGCTGCTCGAGCAGGAGGGCGTTCATCTGGTCGCGGGTGACGATCTCTGTGAATTCTCGCACAACCGGGTCCTGGATCAGTTTGCCGATGATTGAATCGGTAAGCAGATCGATCAGGCTGCCGTATCTGAGCCGCGAACCGGACCTGTCCACAAAAGAGAGGATGGCAATGCGTTTGATCGCCAGGGCCCTTGCTTCTTCATAACGGGCCACGGCATCCATGAAATTCGGCACAAAACCCAGGGCGATCTGGAATTCTCCGGCGGCTTCCCTTTGGACGTCAGGATTTTCGCTGCTTTGAGCAAGCCGGATACCCTGTTGGTAATGGGCTTCCGCCGCGCCCAATTTACTTTGCGCGAGCGGAGTGTCGTAATCTTTGATAGTGAAGCTGTAGGTCTCTCCAGTTTTTGCATTGACCAGGGGATCGAGGGGTTCGACCAATCCCTGCAGGCGTATCAAGGCCTGGTATTCTTCCACGAGGCGGTCATACATGTCCTCAGCTTGAGCAGCCTGTAGCTGGAGGATCCTGGCCTCCCGGACCGCGATCACTTTGGGGTAGGTATTCTGGATCAATTCCTGAGCCTTGGCATAATCGGGCTTCAGGCGCAACGACTCCACATTTGTTTTGAGAGAATTTTCATACAGGCCTTTGTTGTATTCCTTGGAAGCCTGCCGATATAGGGTGACATTTTTGCTGCAGGCTGCCAGGAGCAGGAAAACGAGAATCAATCCCGCTAAGAACAGTTTTTTTGAGAGTGGCATAATTATCTCCTCAGATCTATGTCTTGGGTTGGTATTATGAATTCACCTTGAAAATTCTTTTTACAGGCCGCCCGTTCGCTGTCAAGACAAATGTTGCTATGCTCGCTTGGTCATGCCTAAGCTGGCGATGCCCTTTGTCCGACAGCTGCGTTTTTTTTAAGATTGCCGCAGGAACGGAACAGATTTTGCATTTATATCCTGAAAAAATTGACTTGCCATTTTACGTGGAGGATTTTAAATGCTGAAGAAGCATGTATTACTGAGTGCAGTGGCCCTGATCCTGATCCTGGGCGGATGCGCGAAACGCAGTACGGCCTGGGAGAACGAACCTGTTTTGACCCTGGTCAAACAAGTGCCGGTGGTCGGCAATCCAGCGGATCTCTGTTATGACGACGACAACATATTTGTGGCGCTTGACCAGGGAGGTCTCTCGATCATCGATGCCAATACATATTCTTCCCGCTGGTGGACCCAACTATACCCTGTAAGTTCTGATGCCCTGTTGGTCAATATCCGCAATGTTTCTGTCGTGGGCGAGCACAAATTGCTTTTTTTGGGAGAATATGTGGGCGCGGACAAGATCCGCATCGTCGATTACTCGGATCCCGACACCCTTAAGCTGATCGATTCAATAACTGGAGGGACGGACGGCTTGCAGGAGATAAATTTCAGCGCCATTGACAATCCCACGGGGGATAACATCATCAAAGGATTTTTTGGGGCCGGGCGCAACCTGAATTTCGCCAATTACAACGGAGTGCTTTACCTGGGAACGGATTACGTGATCAACACTCCAGCGACTGCGGCGGGGATGGATTATAACGACAGCTACATATTCGTGGCGGTTCAGCAAAGAGGTTTGGCGATCTATAACCGGGCCACGCAGCAATTATTGAGCGAGACCGTGGTTCCCGGAGAAGCTTTGAAAGTCAAGGTGTCAGGCAATTATGCCTACATCGCCGGCCGCCAGGGTGGATTGAGCGTTGTGAACATAGCTGATCCAGCCAATCCAGTTTTGGTGAGCAATTTCGACACTACTGGATACGCGACCTCCATCGATATAAAAGGTTCACTGGCGGTTGTCAGTTCAGGCGGTGGAGGTATCTATCTGTTTGACATCTCCAACCCGGAAAACCCTGTCCTGAAGCAAAACCTCATTTCCGCCGGATACACCAACAATGCGAAGTTCCACAACGACAG contains:
- a CDS encoding NAD-dependent epimerase/dehydratase family protein; this translates as MKNILVLGAAGQIGSELVPYLRKIYGANSVVATYRSTPLIPEIMEGGPCENMDALDADKMYAVVKKYNIDTIINLVAVLSAVGEAKPTLAWKINMDSMLNSLEIAKEIKGAVFLPSSIGAFGPSTPMDNTPQDTLMRPTTVYGISKVAAELLGDYYFLKFGVDTRGLRYPGIISNVTLPGGGTTDYAVEIYYEAIKNKSYTCNLGPGTFLDMMYMPDALRSLVELMEADPAKLKHRNCFNVSAMSFDPELIAAEIKKHLPDFQMKYDVNPVKQAIANSWPNSMDHSAAQEEWGWKPDYDLASMTEDMLRILSQRLI
- a CDS encoding penicillin-binding protein activator LpoB translates to MPLSKKLFLAGLILVFLLLAACSKNVTLYRQASKEYNKGLYENSLKTNVESLRLKPDYAKAQELIQNTYPKVIAVREARILQLQAAQAEDMYDRLVEEYQALIRLQGLVEPLDPLVNAKTGETYSFTIKDYDTPLAQSKLGAAEAHYQQGIRLAQSSENPDVQREAAGEFQIALGFVPNFMDAVARYEEARALAIKRIAILSFVDRSGSRLRYGSLIDLLTDSIIGKLIQDPVVREFTEIVTRDQMNALLLEQQFNLEEVTETTGASTLGAVLGAHEIMTGRIIQINYVPPRITSSEHKESKNMVTGKETYTTKKGKEKTRDIKEDVTCVYRKFTKTASVNIITSFNLIEVPSGRIKLQDTVSSEHTWTDVWGRVESGDIRVLSDEALAMVSKAEPLPPSEVDMVNQALQGICDQIVDRVRDYVK